The Entelurus aequoreus isolate RoL-2023_Sb linkage group LG04, RoL_Eaeq_v1.1, whole genome shotgun sequence nucleotide sequence gtatcccttgcagactgtattgatatatattgatatataatgtaggaagcacagactgtatcccttgcagactgtattgatatatattgatatataatgtaggaagcagaatattactaacagaaagaaacaacacttttgtgtgaatgagtgtaaatgggggagggaggttttttggcttggtgcactaattgtaagtgtatcttgtgttttttatgtggatttaataaaaacaaacaaaaaaatgataccaatcataaaaaacacgataccgataatttccgatattatattttaaagcatttatcggacatctctaaaaaaaaaaagctttgatttctaTTATGTTGCGTCCATCAATGGTTTAATGAGTGTAACGAATACAAATTGATCAAATCCGAAACGCATGCAGTTTCTGGAACTTTAAATACGCGGACATAGTTTCCACGTGGTCGCCACAAtggagcgcacatgagagcggtggtgtgtggcAGCCAACAACAGAGGTTTTTATTCTTCAGTTGATGTGTATCTTTTTAATAATGCACACATGTTGAAAGTGCAATTGCAATGTTGATGATGAGGGAAAAAATAATGAAGGtaaaaggaagaagaaaaaaatctaCTCTTTTTACCTAAAATATGCTTTGAGGTCATAAAGTGTGACTTATCCGATTACTCGAATAATCGACCAAAGTAATCGATAGATTATtccattactaaaataatcgatagctacaGCCGTGAGTTTTGCCTCCATAGCCGTAGTTATAACATTTcaggtatttttttattattgaaataTTACACTCTCCACCATTATGTAATCTGTGAAACTACCATGCAACAAGTAAAGCATTTCTAAGTACTCTATCTGAATTGTTCTGCTCTTGTACCACTGGAGGAGCAGACATACTCCTGGGAAGTATTTTTAAAGAACGCAACAATAACACTTGAGGTGAAAATGAGTTTATTTGCTGCACAAAAAGAGCACACCTGAGCTGCACCTGACCTTAGAGGGTGTCCCCATAAGCGGCCTTCACCTCCCACTCAGGCGTGTGTTCGTGGATCTGACCCTCAAACCAAATAAAAAGACACCTTTCCTGGGTGTCATcgctatcagtgtgtgtgtgtgtgtgtgtgtgtgtgtgtgtgtgtgtgtgtgtgtgtgtgtgtgtgtgtgtgtgtgtgtgtgtgtgtgtgtgtgtgtgtgtcgttccAGTGCTTTAACAGTGCCATATTGTCTCTTATCACACAAAGAGGTGTGGAGTGGCCTGGAGATGTAGACCATGGTAATGGATGAGGAGGGGGCACAGGAGCTGTTGTTCCAGCCTTGGTGTGTCCCCCTCTCAGTGCTGGATGCGCCTGATGGACTGAATCTGGGGGGTCTGGCAGTGGGAGCCCCAGTTTTTGCAGTGCTGGTAGTCACCACTGTGTCTCTCACACTCCATGATGTACTGCTGGCCCCTGTAGCCCGGGAACTGGTAGCACACAAAGCTGTGGGAGGACACAGAATTATCATGTGGTGAactaagatgtgtgtgtgtgtgtgttagggttgttgtacggtataccggtactagtatagtatcacggtactaatgaatcaaaaacggtactatactttgAACAGTACCGGTTCCTGGCCATGacgtcatgtcgtgacattgctggttttacgagcagatgagcatgttcggcagcgcacacacacagagtacttacaagcagacacaggaaagggagaatggacgccttttggtgtaaaaactaacgataagggttaagttataacactgattttgattgattgattgagacttttattagtaggttgcacagtgaagtacatattccgtacaattgaccactaaatggtaacaccacaataagtttttcaacttgtttaagtcggggtccacttaaattgattaattGAAAGGCAGACTCGCTTTAAAAGTCCTTTTTGTCTGAATATATTCActtggttgtacggtataccggtactagtatagtaccacaatactaatgtCTATCCGCAATCGCcaggtgttttagctacttctaaatcactaatcctcgcctccatggcgacaaatacagtactttccttacaagtatcattatcactgcaggacgaggaatagctaaacatgcttcactacacactgtaggaggatacaatagctcaccgctaacagcgagctagcacccctgaatgtaaacaaatgccatgggtggatctacacctgacatccactgtaatgataccaagtacaagagcgtatctagtcgatactactatgattacatcgatagttttttattgtcacaaaatgtattttccttttttaaaaaaacatatgttcatAAAgacagtaaatatgtccctggacacatgaggactttgaatatgaccaatgtatgatcctgtaactacttggtatcgcatcgaaacccaaatgtgtggtatcatccaaaactaacgtcaagtatcaaagaagagaagaataagtgattattacatttgaacagaagtgtagatagaacatgttaaaagagaaaataagcagatattaacagtaaatgaacaagtagattaataatacaattttacagtttgtccctcataatgtgtacaaaataataggtgtataaatgacacaatatgttactgcatacgactaattaggagtctttgtttgtttacttactactaaaagacaagttgtctattttattgaaggactaaatgacaataataaacatatgtttcatgtacactaacattgtttgttaaaataaagccaataatgacattttttgtggtcccctttatttagaaaagtatcaaaatacattatttacaatattgGTGTCGTGACaaccccagtgtgtgtgtgtgtgtgtgtgtgtgtgtgtgtgtgtgtgtgtgtgtgtgtgtgtgtgtgtgtgtgtgtgtgtgtgtgtgtgtgtgtgtgtgtgtgtgtgtgtgtgtgtgtgtgtgtgtgtgtgtgtgtgtgtgtgtgtgtgtggattggATAGGTTTCATCAGCTTGCAAAAAAAGAAAGTGTTTGATGCCAAGGTTGTGTGTTGAATGCATGATGAAGTTGAAAGGTGGCCATTACTTACGCGCCACACTGCACGTGCATGGAGCCCACTTCAGGAGCCAACCAGCCCATGGCCTGCAGAGAGGGGTAGTCATCACAGACCTCCACGCTGCGGCCCATGAAGTTCTCCTTCTCGAAGATGATCATGCGGCTGCTCTGGTGAGACTGTGAAGCAACAGATGTTTGGACTTGGAGCACAAagtcatcagtgtgtgtgtgtgtgtgtgtgtgtgtgtgtgtgtgtgtgtgtgtgtgtgtgtgtgtgtgtgtgtgtgtgtgtgtgtgtgtgtgtgtgtgtgtgtgtgtgtgttgtgtgtgtgtgtgtgtgtgtgtgtgtgtgtgtgtgtgtgtgtgtgtgtgtgtgtgtgtgtgtgtgtgtgtgtgtgtctactcaCAGCGCAGTAGATTGGGCGCAGTGACATGAGACGCTCCACGTGGTAGGAGATGGAGCCGCTGTAGGAGTCCCAGTGGGGGTACTCTCCTCTCTCCAGGATCAACTGCTGGCCTTGGAAGTCGTGGTGCTCGAAACCAACCCAGCTTCACAACAAAACACAGATATGGGACACTTGCAGGTAAGATGGACCCTATCTTATCTTATCCTATCTTATCCTCTGGGGATTGATTGCTTAATTTAATAGCAACATAGTGGATAAAGGACAAAAAAGGTCCCCAGGGAGTTTAgagtatataaaacatgtttggagGATTTTTGTTTTCTctacttctccccgtcatctttgttgtagcggtgtagcgtgcaaggacgggagtggaagaagtgtcaaaagatggcgctaactgttgtaATGACTGTAACACTTTACttccatcaataacggagcagcgtctcctcatctgtggctcactagtgcaacaacaacgcccgaaatgtgtcctgtgagaaaactctctaataagtaaagttccttgggtgaataatgtaaagtcactacaccggtatgttttagtgctttcatggtgagtttactgacagatataagtaagaactttacactactttatattagaaatggcaacatgaatgtcacataacaagaagatagagacaaagaagcttatccactacggtgtcggcacagacttcAAAAGCagacacgcgcacattttcaggacttatgcagatcccaaatacagatcagcaggtaccagaaggtaagaaaagttgcttttgcataatattgcgaaacaaaacgccagataatatgtcttaccttatacacacagcataataatactcctatgttgaagcacagtacaatccatcaagtggtgtggcttcatagcttaccaaagtcctactaaaacatgttgatcgatttttgagcgctgtgtaatgttctatattttcaatggaacatataaaatattggtGTTGTTAACTTGAGTcctattgcagtttacacgtatatctcttatgtgtgactgccatctactggtcacacttatcaatacaccatgtaccacataaaataactgcgaggtcggtaagcatgaccagaattattctgtacattaggcgcactgtcgagttttgagaaaattagaaGGGTttcaagtgtgccttatagtctgaaaaatacagtgaaataaacatgaaaacaatCCTCTTTTAGTTCAAATATTTCCATTTAGAGTAACGCAACCAAAGTTATGGCCAAAAATAGAAGTGCAAAAGAAGTCCCCAGTACACTGCAAGTGTTGAAGTTGTAAACCTTGCCTGTTGCACATGAATGGACTTGATGCACTCTGGGAAAGTAATTAGCCCTGTAGCACGCAGGAGTCAGTAATGGGAAAGTAATTAGCCCTGTAGCACGCAGGAGTCAGTAATGGGAAAGTAATTAGCCCTGTAGCACGCAGGAGTCAGTAATGGGAAAGTAATTAGCCCTGTAGCACGCAGGAGTCAGTAATGGGAAAGTACTGCTCATTAGCCCTGTAGCACGCAGGAGTCAGTAATAGGAAAGTAATTAGCCCTGTAGCACGCAGGAGTCAGTAATGGGAAAGTAATTAGCCCTGTAGCACGCAGGAGTCAGTAATGGGAAAGTAATTAGCCCTGTAGCACGCAGGAGTCAGTAATGGGAAAGTACTGCTCATTAGCCCTGTAGCACGCAGGAGTCAGTAATGGGAAAGTAATCAGCCCTGTAGCACGCAGGAGTCAGTAATGGGAAAGTAATCAGCCCTGTAGCACGCAGGAGTCAGTAATAGGAAAGTAATTAGCCCTGTAGCACGCAGGAGTCGGTAATGGGAAAGTAATTAGCCCTGTAGCACGCAGGAGTCAGTAATGGGAAAGTAATTAGCCCTGTAGCACGCAGGAGTCAGTAATGGGAAAGTACTGCTCATTAGCCCTGTAGCACGCAGGAGTCAGTAATGGGAAAGTAATTAGCCCTGTAGCACGCAGGAGTCAGTAATGGGAAAGTAATTAGCCCTGTAGCACGCAGGAGTCAGTAATGGGAAAGTAATTAGCCCTGTAGCACGCAGGAGTCGGTAATGGGAAAGTAATTAGCCCTGTAGCACGCAGGAGTCAGTAATGGGAAAGTAATTAGCCCTGTAGCACGCAGGAGTCAGTAATGGGAAAGTAATTAGCCCTGTAGCACGCAGGAGTCAGTAATGGGAAAGTAATTAGCCCTGTAGCACGCAGGAGTCAGTAATGAAGCCATGGGACTTACGCGCCGCTCTCCACCCTGATGGATCGGATGTTATCCAAACCACAATCTTGGATGTTGACGCACTCGGAGGTGAACTCCAAGCACTTACCCTGAAAATGCTCCTGCTCGAACACGGTCACCTGCAAAGAAGGCCAGCATGAATCCCACACAGGACAAACCTGGAatggtgtgtgtgttaccttgaagaagGGTGCCATGCCCATTCCTGAGTTGACCAGGGGTTGCATCATTGGGGACCTTGTAGTTCTGAACATGTTACCTCCTCAAGAAGACATGTGTGTTTTATTGGCTAAAAGAGTGCTTGGACTTGCAGCAGATGTGAACTACTTACCTGCTTTTTGGAGGGATGAGCTCGGGAGCAGAACGCAGCTACCTACCGCCTGCCTCGCGTAGAGTTTTGAGAGGAGCTGGCGCCGCAGTTTTATACGGGCAGGCAGGTCACGGGGAAGGGGCTGACGTGGGCGGGGCCTTGAAGCGCCACCACGTGCGCCCGCTGCACTGTTCCACGTCGCGGCCTGCAGAGAGGCGTGCTGGCCGGGCGCCGTGTGTGACCAGCTCAGCACATATCATAGACGAGAGACAAAGGCGATCTGGTATGTTCGGACCCCGGTCAGCAGTCCAGCGAGTACGTCCTCACAAAGGACCCCTGGTGGGGGTGCAGAGGCTGTGGATTAATGGCAGAGAACAGGGGCACCTTTTGGGCTTGGCTGGCCACACATTTCAACCAAACATTTCAAAAGTTCATTTTACTTTTGGCTTCATTTTGATGCATCTTGACAATATGTACAAATTattatacagaaaaaaaaaagcctctttaGTAACTTCTACTCACTTATTTGAACTCCCATGACTTTACATACAGCATCCATTTTGAAATCATAATCTATGATACAATAAATATCTGTTCTTAAACTATTGGCTTATCCACACTAGATATGGTTTTTAAAAATGTCCCATGTATTTATTGCATGCATTTAAAAATAGTGTGTAATAATCATagaatttattatatttataaaaatacaGTAGTTAATAGTAGTTACAATAGTTTAATGTTAaagtatttttaaatgtaattatctATACTGAATGCATATATAAttgtgtgtttatacatgtagatatataggtatatgtatgtctgtgtatatatatatgtatatatatatatatgtatatatatacatatatatatatatatgtatatatatatatatgtatatatatacatatatatatatgtatatatatatatatatgtatatatatacatatatatatatgtatatatatatatatatgtatatatatatgtatatgtacatatgtatatgtatatatatatatatatatatgtatatatacatatatatatgtatatatatatgtatatatatatatgtatatatatatatatatatatatatgtgtgtatgtgtatatatatatgtatatgtatgtatgtgtatatatttatgtatgtatgtgtgtatatatatatatgtatgtatgtgtgtatatatatgtatgtatgtgtatatatacgtatgtatgcatgtgtgtatatatacagtatatgtatgtatgtatgtgtatatatatatgtatgtatgtgtatatatacgtatgtatgcatgtgtgtatatatacagtatatgtatgtatatatatatatatatatatatatatatatatatatatatatatatatatatatatatatatatatatatatatatatatatatatatatatatatatatatactgtatatgtatgtacatatataaatgtatgtatgtatatatgtaatgtataataATCCCAATTAATGATGAACAGCCCATGGAATTTATAGAAAAAAatcagctttggcttccaaacatttgatcgcttgaccgtacgtgcgtgtcacgtgcataactttgtttaaatatataagctttatgaaccttgggttaggtgaacggtcttttgggctgagtgattgtgtgtgttgatcaggtgtttgaattgtattggcgtgttctatggagctaggagctagcagaggagctaggagctagcataacaaacacgcaggtgttattatgcaggattaatttgtggcatattaaatataagcctggttgtgttgtggctaatagagtatatatatgtcttgtgtttatttactgttgtagtcattcccagctgaatatcaggtcacccccggctctcacagcatcttccctatctgaatagcttcaactccccactagtccttcacttgcactttactcatccacaaatctttcatcctcgctcaaattaatggggaaattgtcgctttctcggtccaaatctctctcacttcatgcggccatcattgtaaacaatagggaactttgcgtatatgttcaactgactacgtcacgctacttccggtaggggcaagcc carries:
- the cryba1l1 gene encoding crystallin, beta A1, like 1; this translates as MFRTTRSPMMQPLVNSGMGMAPFFKVTVFEQEHFQGKCLEFTSECVNIQDCGLDNIRSIRVESGAWVGFEHHDFQGQQLILERGEYPHWDSYSGSISYHVERLMSLRPIYCASHQSSRMIIFEKENFMGRSVEVCDDYPSLQAMGWLAPEVGSMHVQCGAFVCYQFPGYRGQQYIMECERHSGDYQHCKNWGSHCQTPQIQSIRRIQH